In Desulfosudis oleivorans Hxd3, the DNA window TTCAGGTCCATGATCTCGGGCACGGCCTCGATCACCACCTGAACGTCAGCCACCGCCGCCTTGTTGTCCAGGGAGGTGGAGAGCTGGCCCATCATCCGGTCCTTGTCCTCGGCAGAGAGCTTGCCCTTGCCCACCAGAAAGTCCATGCTCTCTTTGACCTTCTTCATGCCGTTGTCAAGAAACTCCTGCTTCACATCCACCATCACGACTGTGTAGCCGGCCATGATACATACCTGGGCAATACCGTGGCCCATGGCGCCGGATCCGATAACCGCAATTTTTTTAATGTCTTCCAGCTTCATTGAAAATCCTCCTTGAAAAATTAGTCCTTATGTTGAAAGAGCTTACACGCAGTCTGTGTTGCTGTAGAAAAAAACAACATTTTTTTATTTAAGCTCTTTGCTGGACAAATTCAATATATTTCTTGCGATGATCAGGTGCTGAATCTGACCGGTGCCCTCGAAGATGTCGAGAATCTTGCTGTCACGCATCCACTTTTCCGCCAGATTCTCCCGGGAGTAGCCCAGCGGCCCCATCAATTCGCAGCATTTCTGGGTGATCAGGGTGCCGTATCGGCCGGCCTTTGCCTTGGACATGGAGGCCTCCAGGTTATTGAACTCCTCGTTGTCGGCCATCCAGGCGGCCCGCAGGGTCAGCAGGCGCATGGCATCCAGATGGGCCTCCATCCAATAGAAATCCTTTTCCACCGCGGACAGGTTGCCGGGGTTCTTGCTGTAGTCCAGATTATAGCCGGCCTCCTCCAGCTTTTCCCGGGTAAAGTCCACGGCCGCCTTTGCCACGCCGTTGGCCATGGCTGCCACCATGGGCCGGGTGTTGTCAAAGGTCTTCATGACGCCCTTGAAGCCTTCGGTCTTTTTCACCTCCGAACTGCCCAGCAGGTTCTCCTTGGGAATGCGGCAGTCTTTTAACACAAAAGTACCGGTATCAGAGGCCCGGATGCCCAGTTTGTGTTCCAGGTGCTCCAGCTTGAAGCCGGGGGTGCCCTTTTCCACCACAAACGACTTGATGCCCGCCTTGCCGGCCTCCTTGTCCACCGTGGCCCACACCACCACGGCATCGCACCGATCGGCGCAGGTGACAAATATCTTTTCGCCGTTTAACACCCACTCGTCCCCATCCAGCACCGCGGTGGTGCAGATCGAACCGGAGTCGGAACCCGATTCGGGTTCGGTGATGGCCATGGCGGCCCACTTGCCACCGAACTTCTCCAGCTGCTCTTCGGTGGCCACTGCGGAAATGGCCGCGTTGCCCAGGCCGGCATTGGGAATGGACAGCAGCAGGCCCACGTCGCCCCAGCACATCTCCTCAACCGTCACGATGGTGCCCAGGTTGGTGCCGGTGTCGCTGGCCACTTTTTCTTTTTTCTTGTCGGTATCACCGTCCTTTTTCTTCTTTTTCCCGCCCATCACGGACAGGCCCCTAAACACATCCAGCTCCTTTGGGTATTCATGCTCGGCTTCATCATATTTGCGTGCAATGGGTCGCAGCATGGACTTGGACAGGGTGTTCATGCTCATGCGGACTTTTTCCAGTTTTTCTGAGTATTCAAGATCTAACATGGGTCTCTCCTTACCTGTTAAAATCGATATCGTT includes these proteins:
- a CDS encoding acyl-CoA dehydrogenase family protein, which encodes MLDLEYSEKLEKVRMSMNTLSKSMLRPIARKYDEAEHEYPKELDVFRGLSVMGGKKKKKDGDTDKKKEKVASDTGTNLGTIVTVEEMCWGDVGLLLSIPNAGLGNAAISAVATEEQLEKFGGKWAAMAITEPESGSDSGSICTTAVLDGDEWVLNGEKIFVTCADRCDAVVVWATVDKEAGKAGIKSFVVEKGTPGFKLEHLEHKLGIRASDTGTFVLKDCRIPKENLLGSSEVKKTEGFKGVMKTFDNTRPMVAAMANGVAKAAVDFTREKLEEAGYNLDYSKNPGNLSAVEKDFYWMEAHLDAMRLLTLRAAWMADNEEFNNLEASMSKAKAGRYGTLITQKCCELMGPLGYSRENLAEKWMRDSKILDIFEGTGQIQHLIIARNILNLSSKELK